In Xiphias gladius isolate SHS-SW01 ecotype Sanya breed wild chromosome 16, ASM1685928v1, whole genome shotgun sequence, a genomic segment contains:
- the LOC120801379 gene encoding sterol 26-hydroxylase, mitochondrial isoform X2 — MARVCSRGSGSTSSSQKGLSAFQDKPRTLEDLPHVSFLELIYRLVLQGFYSRIHELQIYEKQLYGPIYRDGLNSVSLNTPKLQEELMRNEDKFPCRGDMSLWKEYRDMRGFGYGPFTVDGEKWYNLRVMLNKRLLHPKDSAQYGGVINDVVTDLTKRIYYLRQGSPTGDLVTNMASELYRFSLEGIACILFETRLGCLDKKIPAGTQDFINAINQMFSNNMAVALMPKWSRYLLPYWGRYIAGWEGIFSFSKELIDKKMEDIQRCVENNQDVEGEYLTYLLSNTQMSIKDVYGSIAELLLAGVDSTSNSLTWTLYLLSRNLEVQDRLYKEVSTFVPADCIPSAAEITRMPYLGAVIKETLRIYPVVTVNARIIQEKNVVIGGYQFPKKTPFTLCQYAISHDEDTFPEPFTFKPERWLRDGHKRPHPFGSLPFGFGLIRLFEIRPDPTMGELKSISRTVLIPDRPVNLHLVERRCENAA, encoded by the exons ATGGCCCGGGTGTGCTCCAGGGGTTCTGGAAGCACTTCCTCTTCCCAGAAGGGCCTCTCTGCCTTCCAGGACAAGCCTCGGACACTGGAGGACCTACCACATGTCAGCTTCTTGGAGCTGATTTACAGATTGGTGCTTCAGGGTTTCTACAGCCGTATACATGAGTTACAG ATCTATGAGAAACAGCTATATGGGCCTATATACAGAGATGGACTTAACTCAGTGTCCTTGAACACCCCAAAGCTGCAGGAGGAACTCATGAGAAATGAGGATAAGTTCCCTTGCCGAGGAGACATGTCCCTGTGGAAGGAGTATCGCGACATGAGAGGATTCGGCTATGGACCTTTCACAGT GGATGGGGAGAAGTGGTACAACTTGAGGGTGATGCTGAACAAGCGTTTGCTGCACCCGAAGGACTCTGCACAATATGGTGGGGTAATCAATGATGTGGTCACAGACTTAACTAAGAGGATCTACTATCTGCGCCAGGGCAGCCCAACAGGAGATCTGGTGACCAATATGGCCAGTGAGCTCTATCGATTCTCACTAGAGG GTATTGCCTGCATTCTGTTTGAGACAAGGCTTGGGTGTCTGGATAAGAAAATTCCTGCAGGTACACAAGACTTCATCAACGCCATAAATCAGATGTTCTCGAACAACATGGCTGTGGCTTTGATGCCCAAGTGGAGCCGCTATCTACTGCCCTACTGGGGACGCTACATCGCCGGCTGGGAGGGCATCTTCAGCTTTT CTAAAGAGTTGATTGACAAGAAGATGGAGGACATTCAGCGATGTGTTGAAAACAACCAGGATGTGGAGGGCGAATACCTAACATACCTCCTCTCAAACACTCAGATGAGCATTAAGGATGTGTACGGCAGCATCGCTGAGCTTCTGTTAGCAGGAGTGGACTCG aCATCCAATAGCCTCACTTGGACATTGTACCTGCTGTCCAGGAACCTAGAAGTCCAGGACAGACTTTATAAAGAAGTGTCCACATTTGTACCAGCAGACTGTATCCCCTCTGCTGCTGAGATCACTCGAATGCCATATTTAGGGGCTGTTATCAAGGAAACACTGAG GATTTACCCTGTGGTTACTGTGAATGCAAGGATCATTCAAGAAAAGAATGTTGTTATTGGTGGATACCAATTTCCAAAGAAA ACTCCTTTCACGCTTTGTCAGTATGCCATCAGTCATGATGAGGACACTTTCCCAGAACCATTCACATTTAAGCCAGAGAGATGGCTCCGTGATGGTCATAAGAGGCCACACCCGTTTGGCTCCCTCCCGTTTGGATTCGGG ctAATCAGGCTGTTTGAAATCAGACCAGACCCCACAATGGGAGAGTTGAAATCCATCAGCCGCACTGTTCTGATACCAGACCGACCAGTAAACCTACACTTGGTGGAGAGACGATGTGAAAACGCTGCttga
- the LOC120801379 gene encoding sterol 26-hydroxylase, mitochondrial isoform X1, with protein sequence MAAWLTRSLVQRNGSWLLPFPIAMARVCSRGSGSTSSSQKGLSAFQDKPRTLEDLPHVSFLELIYRLVLQGFYSRIHELQIYEKQLYGPIYRDGLNSVSLNTPKLQEELMRNEDKFPCRGDMSLWKEYRDMRGFGYGPFTVDGEKWYNLRVMLNKRLLHPKDSAQYGGVINDVVTDLTKRIYYLRQGSPTGDLVTNMASELYRFSLEGIACILFETRLGCLDKKIPAGTQDFINAINQMFSNNMAVALMPKWSRYLLPYWGRYIAGWEGIFSFSKELIDKKMEDIQRCVENNQDVEGEYLTYLLSNTQMSIKDVYGSIAELLLAGVDSTSNSLTWTLYLLSRNLEVQDRLYKEVSTFVPADCIPSAAEITRMPYLGAVIKETLRIYPVVTVNARIIQEKNVVIGGYQFPKKTPFTLCQYAISHDEDTFPEPFTFKPERWLRDGHKRPHPFGSLPFGFGVRGCVGRQIAKLEMYMVLFRLIRLFEIRPDPTMGELKSISRTVLIPDRPVNLHLVERRCENAA encoded by the exons ATGGCTGCATGGCTGACTCGGAGTCTAGTGCAAAGGAATGGCAGCTGGCTGCTGCCATTCCCTATTGCCATGGCCCGGGTGTGCTCCAGGGGTTCTGGAAGCACTTCCTCTTCCCAGAAGGGCCTCTCTGCCTTCCAGGACAAGCCTCGGACACTGGAGGACCTACCACATGTCAGCTTCTTGGAGCTGATTTACAGATTGGTGCTTCAGGGTTTCTACAGCCGTATACATGAGTTACAG ATCTATGAGAAACAGCTATATGGGCCTATATACAGAGATGGACTTAACTCAGTGTCCTTGAACACCCCAAAGCTGCAGGAGGAACTCATGAGAAATGAGGATAAGTTCCCTTGCCGAGGAGACATGTCCCTGTGGAAGGAGTATCGCGACATGAGAGGATTCGGCTATGGACCTTTCACAGT GGATGGGGAGAAGTGGTACAACTTGAGGGTGATGCTGAACAAGCGTTTGCTGCACCCGAAGGACTCTGCACAATATGGTGGGGTAATCAATGATGTGGTCACAGACTTAACTAAGAGGATCTACTATCTGCGCCAGGGCAGCCCAACAGGAGATCTGGTGACCAATATGGCCAGTGAGCTCTATCGATTCTCACTAGAGG GTATTGCCTGCATTCTGTTTGAGACAAGGCTTGGGTGTCTGGATAAGAAAATTCCTGCAGGTACACAAGACTTCATCAACGCCATAAATCAGATGTTCTCGAACAACATGGCTGTGGCTTTGATGCCCAAGTGGAGCCGCTATCTACTGCCCTACTGGGGACGCTACATCGCCGGCTGGGAGGGCATCTTCAGCTTTT CTAAAGAGTTGATTGACAAGAAGATGGAGGACATTCAGCGATGTGTTGAAAACAACCAGGATGTGGAGGGCGAATACCTAACATACCTCCTCTCAAACACTCAGATGAGCATTAAGGATGTGTACGGCAGCATCGCTGAGCTTCTGTTAGCAGGAGTGGACTCG aCATCCAATAGCCTCACTTGGACATTGTACCTGCTGTCCAGGAACCTAGAAGTCCAGGACAGACTTTATAAAGAAGTGTCCACATTTGTACCAGCAGACTGTATCCCCTCTGCTGCTGAGATCACTCGAATGCCATATTTAGGGGCTGTTATCAAGGAAACACTGAG GATTTACCCTGTGGTTACTGTGAATGCAAGGATCATTCAAGAAAAGAATGTTGTTATTGGTGGATACCAATTTCCAAAGAAA ACTCCTTTCACGCTTTGTCAGTATGCCATCAGTCATGATGAGGACACTTTCCCAGAACCATTCACATTTAAGCCAGAGAGATGGCTCCGTGATGGTCATAAGAGGCCACACCCGTTTGGCTCCCTCCCGTTTGGATTCGGGGTGAGAGGCTGTGTCGGTCGGCAGATTGCTAAACTTGAGATGTATATGGTTCTCTTTCGG ctAATCAGGCTGTTTGAAATCAGACCAGACCCCACAATGGGAGAGTTGAAATCCATCAGCCGCACTGTTCTGATACCAGACCGACCAGTAAACCTACACTTGGTGGAGAGACGATGTGAAAACGCTGCttga
- the LOC120801157 gene encoding mitochondrial chaperone BCS1 produces the protein MPLSDFLDSLKDNPYFGAGFGLVGVGTALAVARKGAQVGMIFFRRHYMITLEVPSRDKSYHWLLSWITKHARHTQHLSVETSYLAHESGRVHTQFDFHPSPGNHIIWYGRKWIRVERTREKQMVDLHTGTPWESVTFTALGRDRQIFFNILQEARELALKQEEGRTVMYTAMGAEWRPFGFPRRRRPLSSVVLEACVAERIVEDVKDFIGNPKWYTDRGIPYRRGYLLYGPPGCGKSSFITALAGELGYSICLMSLSDRTLSDDRLNHLLSVAPQQSIILLEDVDAAFVSRELLPTENPLAYQGMGRLTFSGLLNSLDGVASSEARIVFMTTNFIERLDAALIRPGRVDLKQYIGHCTHWQLTHMFRRFYPDEPASEAERFAERALATHSDISAAQVQGHFLLHKMDPAGSIDNVAQIKG, from the exons ATGCCCCTGTCAGACTTCCTGGACAGCCTGAAGGACAACCCATACTTTGGGGCCGGCTTTGGACTGGTTGGGGTCGGGACAGCGTTGGCGGTGGCCAGGAAAGGCGCCCAGGTGGGGATGATCTTCTTCCGCAGGCACTACATGATCACTCTGGAGGTCCCCAGCAGGGACAAGAGCTACCACTGGCTCCTGAGCTGGATCACCAAGCACGCCAGGCACACTCAGCACCTGAGCGTGGAGACCTCCTACCTGGCACATGAGAGTGGACGGGTGCACACGCAGTTTGACTTCCACCCAAGCCCTGGGAACCACATCATCTG GTATGGGAGGAAGTGGATCAGGGTGGAGAGGACCAGAGAGAAGCAGATGGTGGATCTGCACACTGGAACCCCATGGGAGTCCGTCACTTTCACTGCTCtaggcagagacagacaaatcTTCTTTAATATCTTACAAGAAG CAAGAGAATTGGCCCTGAAGCAGGAGGAGGGCCGGACTGTAATGTACACAGCCATGGGTGCTGAGTGGAGGCCCTTTGGATTTCCACGGCGACGCAGACCCCTCAGCTCTGTGGTTCTGGAGGCATGTGTGGCTGAAAGGATTGTCGAAGATGTGAAGGACTTCATTGGAAACCCCAAGTGGTACACAGACAGAG GTATCCCTTACAGAAGAGGATATCTGCTATATGGACCCCCAGGCTGTGGAAAAAGTAGTTTTAT CACGGCACTGGCAGGCGAGCTGGGCTACAGCATCTGTCTGATGAGTCTGAGTGACCGAACCCTTTCAGATGACCGTCTGAACCACCTCCTGAGTGTGGCACCGCAGCAAAGCATCATACTGTTGGAGGATGTAGATGCAGCCTTTGTCAGCCGGGAGCTGCTTCCCACAGAGA ACCCTCTGGCCTACCAGGGAATGGGAAGACTGACCTTTAGTGGCCTGCTTAACTCTCTGGATGGAGTGGCTTCATCTGAGGCTAGGATAGTTTTTATGACCACCAACTTCATTGAAAG GTTAGACGCGGCACTGATCCGTCCTGGCCGTGTGGATCTGAAGCAGTACATTGGCCACTGCACACACTGGCAGCTCACCCATATGTTCCGGCGGTTCTACCCAGACGAGCCTGCTTCTGAAGCAGAGCGGTTTGCTGAGCGTGCGTTAGCCACCCACTCTGATATCAGTGCTGCTCAGGTGCAAGGACACTTTCTGCTGCACAAAATGGACCCTGCAGGATCTATAGACAATGTTGCCCAAATAAAAGGATGA